From a region of the Lactuca sativa cultivar Salinas chromosome 4, Lsat_Salinas_v11, whole genome shotgun sequence genome:
- the LOC111909770 gene encoding transcription factor MYB1R1 — MAIAPGKYSESGGTDGGGGGGGIGGAAAFSSAMNSGGIRGKGIMLFGVRLMEGGGGGSSFRKSASMNNLVQYDEQPQESNIDAAGYASDDVVHLSARSRERKRGVPWTEEEHRLFLVGLQKVGKGDWRGISRNFVKTRTPTQVASHAQKYFLRRTNHNRRRRRSSLFDITTDTCLNSLNDDMNQKPPANLKYEPEKYVMTSFPLIPSRLQLTGGGDHNSIDTLTLGRPSTTKQAGNLMPPIPIPPSTKMAKLNLSTPDNYKHHEPPLPLTLNLTTSTSTSTPTTSSDQQSSSPSRHIVVKFQEMSGSFNSSNSSSSSNGDSIISVA; from the exons ATGGCGATCGCGCCTGGAAAGTACTCAGAATCTGGTGGTactgatggtggtggtggaggaggaggaaTTGGTGGTGCAGCAGCCTTTTCGTCAGCCATGAACAGCGGAGGAATCCGGGGTAAAGGTATCATGTTATTTGGAGTTAGATTAATGGAAGGTGGAGGAGGAGGATCTTCATTCAGGAAGAGTGCAAGCATGAATAATCTCGTTCAGTATGACGAACAGCCACAGGAATCAAATATTGATGCTGCCGGATATGCCTCGGATGACGTCGTTCATCTCTCAGCGCGAAGTCGAGAGAGGAAAAGAG GAGTACCATGGACGGAGGAGGAACACCGGTTGTTTTTGGTCGGATTACAGAAGGTAGGGAAAGGAGATTGGAGAGGAATTTCCAGAAACTTTGTAAAAACACGCACTCCGACTCAGGTGGCTAGCCATGCTCAGAAGTACTTTCTCCGGCGAACTAACCACAACAGGCGACGCCGGAGATCCAGCCTCTTTGATATTACCACTGATACG TGCCTGAATTCGTTAAATGATGACATGAATCAAAAGCCACCAGCAAATTTAAAATACGAGCCGGAAAAATACGTTATGACATCTTTTCCATTAATTCCAAGTAGGCTACAACTCACTGGAGGCGGAGATCATAACTCAATAGACACTCTCACACTCGGACGTCCATCTACAACCAAACAAGCGGGAAATCTTATGCCTCCAATCCCCATACCACCATCTACCAAAATGGCCAAACTCAATTTAAGCACACCGGATAATTACAAACACCATGAACCACCGCTTCCCTTAACACTGAATCTCACAACATCCACTTCCACCTCCACGCCCACAACCTCTTCTGACCAACAATCATCATCACCCTCAAGACATATTGTTGTCAAATTTCAAGAAATGTCTGGTAGCTTTAATAGTagtaatagtagtagtagtagtaatggAGATAGCATCATTAGTGTtgcatga